The following are encoded together in the Bradyrhizobium sp. CCGUVB1N3 genome:
- the frr gene encoding ribosome recycling factor, with translation MATGNFDLNELKRRMQGAVQSLKHELGGLRTGRASASMLDPVQVEAYGSHMPLNQLATVSVPEPRLISVQVWDKSMVKPVEKAIVDSNLGLSPATEGQVLRLRIPELNEERRKELVKVAHKYAEAAKVAARHVRRDGLDVLKKLEKNHEMSEDDQKRHADEVQKATDGTITEIDQLLAAKEKEILTV, from the coding sequence ATGGCCACGGGTAATTTCGACCTCAACGAATTGAAGCGCCGCATGCAGGGCGCCGTCCAGTCCCTCAAGCACGAGCTCGGGGGCCTGCGCACCGGGCGCGCCTCCGCCTCGATGCTCGATCCGGTGCAGGTCGAGGCCTATGGCAGCCACATGCCGCTCAACCAGCTCGCCACCGTCAGCGTGCCGGAGCCGCGGCTGATCTCGGTGCAGGTCTGGGACAAGTCGATGGTCAAGCCGGTGGAGAAGGCGATCGTCGATTCCAACCTCGGCCTGTCGCCCGCCACCGAGGGCCAGGTGCTGCGCCTGCGCATCCCCGAGCTGAACGAAGAGCGGCGCAAGGAGCTGGTGAAGGTCGCGCACAAATACGCGGAAGCCGCCAAGGTCGCCGCGCGCCACGTCCGCCGCGACGGTCTCGACGTCCTCAAGAAGCTCGAGAAGAATCACGAGATGTCGGAGGACGACCAGAAGCGTCATGCCGACGAGGTGCAGAAGGCGACCGACGGCACGATCACCGAGATCGACCAGCTGCTGGCAGCCAAGGAAAAAGAAATTCTCACCGTCTAA
- a CDS encoding isoprenyl transferase → MSNAAAPVTEGPERSEAPAHVAIIMDGNGRWAAARGLPRAEGHRRGVEALRRVVRASHELGIRYLTIFSFSSENWSRPASEIGDLFGLLRRFIRNDLASLHRDGVKVRIIGERDGLEGDICALLNEAEELTRNNTRLTLIVAFNYGSRQEIAKAAQKLAREVAEGKRDPASIDAETLGHYLDAPEIPDPDLIIRTSGEQRLSNFLMWQAAYSELVFVPIHWPDFDKAALEGAIAEFARRERRFGGLVAKTAS, encoded by the coding sequence ATGTCCAACGCCGCCGCGCCCGTCACGGAAGGACCGGAAAGGTCCGAGGCGCCCGCGCATGTCGCCATCATCATGGATGGCAACGGGCGCTGGGCGGCTGCCCGTGGCCTGCCGCGCGCCGAGGGCCACCGCCGCGGCGTGGAAGCGTTGCGCCGCGTCGTCCGTGCCTCGCATGAGCTCGGCATCCGCTATCTCACCATCTTCTCCTTCAGCTCGGAGAACTGGTCGCGTCCGGCGAGCGAGATCGGCGATCTCTTCGGCCTGTTGCGCCGCTTCATCCGCAACGATCTCGCGAGCCTGCACCGCGATGGCGTCAAGGTGCGCATCATCGGCGAGCGCGACGGCCTCGAAGGCGACATCTGCGCCCTTCTGAACGAGGCCGAGGAGCTGACGCGCAACAACACCCGTCTCACCCTCATCGTCGCGTTCAACTACGGCTCGCGGCAGGAGATCGCGAAGGCGGCGCAAAAGCTCGCGCGCGAAGTCGCCGAGGGCAAGCGCGATCCGGCCTCGATCGATGCCGAAACGCTCGGGCACTATCTCGACGCACCCGAGATTCCCGATCCCGATCTCATCATCCGCACCTCCGGGGAGCAGCGCCTGTCCAATTTTCTGATGTGGCAGGCGGCCTATAGCGAACTGGTGTTCGTGCCGATCCATTGGCCGGATTTCGACAAGGCCGCGCTCGAAGGCGCGATCGCCGAATTTGCCAGACGCGAGCGCCGTTTCGGCGGCCTGGTCGCGAAAACCGCCTCGTGA
- the pyrH gene encoding UMP kinase, which translates to MTDPVYRRVVIKLSGEYLAGQQGFGIDQPTVDRVADDLIAARRLGAEVAVVIGGGNIVRGVEVSSRGVSRPTGDTMGMLATVMNCLAVEAAIERKGTPARTLSAFVMPEISELFTRAAAHKYLAEGRIVLLGGGTGNPFFTTDTTAVLRAAEIGAEAVLKATNVDGVYSADPKKDPAAKRFDRLTHSQAIEGGYKVMDATAFALARETSLPIIVFSIAEPGSIGAILRGTGHGTIVAG; encoded by the coding sequence ATGACTGATCCGGTCTATCGTCGCGTGGTGATCAAGCTGTCCGGCGAATATCTCGCCGGACAGCAGGGTTTTGGGATCGACCAGCCGACGGTTGACCGGGTTGCCGACGATCTGATCGCCGCGCGCCGTCTCGGTGCCGAGGTCGCGGTGGTGATCGGTGGCGGCAATATCGTCCGCGGGGTCGAGGTGTCCTCCCGCGGCGTGTCGCGCCCGACCGGCGATACCATGGGCATGCTCGCCACCGTGATGAACTGCCTCGCGGTGGAAGCGGCGATCGAGCGCAAGGGCACGCCGGCGCGCACCCTGTCGGCCTTCGTCATGCCCGAGATCTCCGAGCTGTTCACCCGCGCCGCGGCGCACAAATACCTCGCCGAGGGCCGAATCGTGCTGCTCGGCGGCGGAACCGGCAATCCGTTTTTCACGACCGATACGACGGCGGTGCTACGCGCCGCCGAGATCGGCGCCGAGGCCGTCCTCAAGGCGACCAATGTCGATGGCGTCTACTCGGCTGATCCCAAGAAGGATCCGGCCGCCAAGCGCTTCGACCGGCTGACCCATTCGCAGGCGATCGAGGGCGGCTACAAGGTGATGGATGCGACCGCCTTCGCGCTTGCCCGCGAGACGTCGCTGCCTATCATCGTATTCTCGATCGCTGAGCCGGGCTCGATCGGCGCTATTCTGCGCGGCACCGGCCACGGGACGATCGTCGCCGGCTGA
- a CDS encoding 30S ribosomal protein S2, which translates to MALPDFTMRQLLEAGVHFGHQSHRWNPKMAPFIFGSRNNIHIVDLAQTVPMLHTALQAVSDTVAKGGRILFVGTKRQAQDGVADAAKRCAQYFVNSRWLGGTLTNWKTISASIKRLRHLDEVLSGGEANSYTKKERLTLQRERDKLDRSLGGIKDMGGLPDMIFVIDTNKEDIAIQEAQRLNIPVAAIVDTNSDPKGITYVVPGNDDAGRAISLYCDLIARAAIDGISRAQGDAGIDIGASVKPAAEELPSTSGFQGLAGPRGTADDLKKLPGVSGAIEKKFNDLGIFHYWQLAELDHATAHKIGEEVGLPSRADAWVAKAKALTAEAE; encoded by the coding sequence ATGGCGCTACCCGATTTCACTATGCGTCAGCTGCTCGAAGCTGGCGTGCACTTTGGTCACCAATCCCACCGCTGGAATCCGAAAATGGCACCGTTCATTTTCGGCAGCCGCAACAACATCCACATCGTCGACCTCGCGCAGACCGTTCCGATGTTGCATACCGCCCTTCAGGCGGTCAGTGACACCGTTGCCAAGGGCGGCCGCATCCTGTTCGTCGGCACCAAACGCCAGGCGCAGGACGGCGTTGCCGACGCTGCCAAGCGCTGCGCGCAGTACTTCGTCAATTCGCGCTGGCTCGGCGGCACGCTGACCAACTGGAAGACGATCTCGGCCTCGATCAAGCGCCTGCGTCATCTCGACGAGGTGCTGTCCGGCGGTGAAGCCAACTCCTACACCAAGAAGGAGCGCCTGACGCTCCAGCGCGAGCGCGACAAGCTCGACCGCTCGCTCGGTGGCATCAAGGACATGGGCGGCCTGCCCGACATGATCTTCGTGATCGACACCAACAAGGAAGACATCGCGATCCAGGAAGCCCAGCGGCTCAACATCCCGGTCGCGGCGATCGTCGACACCAACTCGGATCCCAAGGGCATCACCTATGTGGTGCCAGGCAATGACGACGCGGGCCGTGCGATCTCGCTCTATTGCGACCTGATTGCGCGTGCGGCGATCGACGGCATCTCGCGCGCCCAGGGCGATGCGGGCATCGATATCGGCGCTTCGGTCAAGCCGGCTGCTGAAGAGCTTCCGTCCACCAGCGGTTTCCAGGGCCTTGCAGGTCCGCGCGGCACCGCCGACGATCTCAAGAAGCTTCCGGGCGTGTCGGGTGCGATCGAGAAGAAGTTCAACGACCTCGGCATCTTCCACTACTGGCAGCTCGCCGAGCTCGATCACGCCACCGCGCACAAGATCGGCGAAGAGGTCGGTCTGCCCAGCCGTGCGGATGCCTGGGTGGCCAAGGCCAAGGCGCTCACCGCGGAAGCGGAATAA
- the tsf gene encoding translation elongation factor Ts translates to MATITAAMVKDLRESTGAGMMDCKAALTENDGNMEAAQDWLRKKGLSKAAKKSGRVAAEGLIGALTKGTKGVVVEVNSETDFVARNGQFQGLVKMIAQVAFDAGADVEKIKATKVGDVTIEAAINDAIATIGENMTLRRAAALEVQQGVVSSYVHGAVIDGAGKMGVIVALESPGKADELAALGRQLAMHVAAANPLALEPAGLDPAVVKREKDVLADKYRQQGKPENVIEKIVESGLKTYYKEVCLLEQAFIHDTGKSVAQAVKEAEGKVGGPVKIAGFVRYALGEGIEKQESDFAAEVAAASGKK, encoded by the coding sequence ATGGCTACGATCACAGCTGCGATGGTCAAGGATCTGCGCGAGTCGACCGGCGCAGGCATGATGGACTGCAAGGCCGCGCTCACCGAAAACGACGGCAACATGGAAGCGGCGCAGGATTGGCTCCGCAAGAAGGGCCTGTCGAAGGCCGCCAAGAAGTCCGGCCGTGTCGCGGCCGAGGGCCTGATCGGCGCGCTCACCAAGGGCACCAAGGGCGTCGTGGTCGAGGTCAACTCCGAGACCGACTTCGTTGCGCGCAACGGCCAGTTCCAGGGCCTCGTCAAGATGATCGCCCAGGTCGCATTCGACGCCGGCGCCGATGTCGAGAAGATCAAGGCCACCAAGGTCGGCGACGTCACGATCGAAGCTGCGATCAACGACGCGATCGCCACCATCGGCGAGAACATGACGCTGCGCCGCGCCGCTGCGCTCGAAGTGCAGCAGGGCGTGGTGTCGAGCTACGTCCATGGTGCCGTCATCGATGGTGCCGGCAAGATGGGCGTCATCGTCGCCCTCGAATCGCCCGGCAAGGCCGATGAGCTGGCAGCGCTCGGCCGCCAGCTCGCGATGCATGTCGCGGCCGCCAATCCGCTCGCGCTCGAACCGGCCGGTCTCGATCCGGCGGTCGTCAAGCGCGAGAAGGACGTGCTCGCCGACAAGTACCGCCAGCAGGGCAAGCCGGAGAACGTGATCGAGAAGATCGTCGAGTCCGGCCTGAAGACCTACTACAAGGAAGTCTGCCTGCTCGAGCAGGCCTTCATCCACGACACCGGCAAGTCGGTGGCGCAGGCGGTGAAGGAAGCTGAGGGCAAGGTCGGGGGACCCGTGAAGATCGCCGGCTTTGTGCGCTATGCTCTCGGTGAGGGAATCGAGAAGCAGGAAAGCGACTTCGCGGCGGAAGTCGCGGCCGCCAGCGGCAAGAAGTAA